A region of Elusimicrobiota bacterium DNA encodes the following proteins:
- the atpE gene encoding ATP synthase F0 subunit C, which translates to MQGSQLFLGLGYIGAGFGAGLCLFAAASGIARLASAALEGTARQPEAAGTLRTSMIIPAALIEGLAFFALVVCLLLALKVPAAH; encoded by the coding sequence ATGCAGGGCAGTCAGCTCTTTTTGGGATTGGGATACATTGGGGCGGGGTTCGGGGCGGGGCTTTGTCTTTTCGCCGCGGCTTCGGGCATTGCCCGGTTGGCCAGCGCCGCCTTGGAAGGCACGGCTCGCCAGCCGGAAGCGGCGGGCACCTTGCGCACGTCCATGATCATTCCGGCCGCGCTCATCGAGGGGCTCGCGTTCTTCGCCCTGGTGGTTTGCCTGCTCCTGGCGCTCAAGGTTCCCGCGGCGCATTAG
- the atpB gene encoding F0F1 ATP synthase subunit A encodes MNFVHTLEHHLLDHVFFRWPAAGPLSLPFSKHLLMMGLSAGLVAGVLVSAGQMARRGGRNRFVSFIESLTVFVRDEIVLPNIGEEGRAYLPYFLSMFFFILAMNLLGMVPGGATATGNISVTAGLAGCTLFMINVAGVREHGWGGYVKSLVPHGMPVWLLPLMYPIELLGLLTKSFALCIRLFANMIAGHIVILAFLALIFLFGKLWVAPMSVAAALGISLLELFVAFLQAYIFTLLSAIFVGSAVHSH; translated from the coding sequence TTGAACTTCGTTCACACGTTGGAACACCATTTGTTGGACCACGTTTTTTTCCGTTGGCCGGCGGCGGGCCCCCTGTCGTTGCCCTTTTCGAAGCATCTCCTCATGATGGGCCTGTCCGCGGGGTTGGTGGCGGGGGTCCTGGTCTCCGCGGGGCAGATGGCCCGCCGCGGGGGACGGAACCGGTTCGTGTCGTTCATTGAAAGCCTGACGGTTTTTGTCCGGGACGAGATCGTCCTTCCGAACATCGGGGAGGAAGGACGGGCCTACTTGCCCTATTTCCTGTCGATGTTCTTCTTCATCCTGGCGATGAACCTGTTGGGGATGGTTCCCGGCGGCGCCACGGCCACGGGCAATATTTCGGTCACGGCCGGGCTCGCCGGATGCACGCTTTTCATGATCAACGTCGCCGGGGTTCGGGAGCACGGATGGGGGGGGTACGTGAAAAGCCTGGTGCCCCACGGCATGCCGGTGTGGCTTTTGCCCTTGATGTATCCCATCGAACTGTTGGGACTGCTGACCAAAAGTTTCGCCCTGTGCATTCGTTTGTTCGCCAACATGATCGCCGGGCATATCGTCATTTTGGCGTTTCTGGCATTGATTTTTCTCTTTGGGAAATTGTGGGTGGCGCCGATGTCGGTGGCGGCCGCCCTGGGGATCAGTCTCCTCGAGCTCTTCGTCGCGTTCTTGCAGGCGTACATTTTCACCCTGCTGTCCGCGATCTTTGTCGGCTCGGCTGTTCATTCCCATTAA
- a CDS encoding AtpZ/AtpI family protein: MGARSKNIDVVFSGTQWAMAVLAGLYGGHRLDLRWSTGPWFLLAGGAVGLAAGMAAFLAPFLRKG; encoded by the coding sequence GTGGGGGCTCGCTCAAAAAACATCGACGTTGTTTTTAGCGGCACCCAATGGGCCATGGCGGTTCTCGCGGGCCTTTACGGGGGCCACCGCTTGGACCTGCGTTGGTCCACGGGGCCCTGGTTTCTGTTGGCGGGCGGCGCCGTCGGTTTGGCGGCGGGGATGGCGGCTTTCCTGGCGCCGTTCCTGCGCAAAGGGTAA